A genomic window from Deltaproteobacteria bacterium includes:
- a CDS encoding hydantoinase/oxoprolinase family protein yields the protein MYRVGVDIGGTFTDLLLVGDDGTSFIGKTLTTHGDPSVAVETALREGLETGIVDRAGKGTVVHGTTLVTNALIERKGALTALLTTEGFRDALEIGREHRYELYDLDLELPRPLVPRYLRFDVPERVVADGTVLKPLDEDFVRSLVAELRDKGVRAIAVCYLNSFRNAVHERRTRELIAEVAPDIRVSVSADVVPEIREFQRTSTTAANVYVQERVAAYLQELQQRLDGLGFSGSFFVMLSSGGIGTPETAARFPVRMLESGPAAGALAAAALGQRAGYPDLLSFDMGGTTAKLCAVENGYPLKAREFEVDRVYRFRKGSGLPIKIPVIDMIEIGAGGGSIARVDALGLLKVGPDSAGAEPGPACYGRGGTGATVTDANLILGYFDPDYFLGGEMKLDVDAARKVLGELAERLGMRVEEVAWGIHQIVNENMANAARAHLGERGKDPRELPMYAFGGAGPVHGCHVAELLHLPTLISPMGAGVGSTFGLLAAPLAFDFVRSAYSLLDELDWSFVNGMFDGMCAEGRAILEQSGLAPDEIVYERTADMRYTGQGHEVSVPIPDGVLDASHLGAITGAFERTYEQMYGRTVPDVVVEVINWRVVARGPEQPLDFSTPRGRVAGSDAQKGTRPVYSARRGEFVDTAVYDRYALTPGMAFPGPAIVEERESTLVVTARARARVDDHLNVIVEFDYS from the coding sequence ATGTATCGCGTCGGCGTTGACATCGGCGGAACCTTCACGGACCTGCTCCTGGTGGGGGATGATGGCACCTCCTTCATCGGCAAGACCCTGACCACTCACGGAGACCCGAGCGTGGCGGTGGAAACGGCGCTGCGCGAGGGGCTGGAGACCGGCATCGTGGACCGCGCCGGGAAGGGCACGGTGGTGCACGGCACCACGCTCGTCACCAACGCCCTGATCGAGCGCAAGGGCGCCCTGACCGCGCTGCTTACCACCGAGGGTTTCCGGGACGCGCTGGAGATCGGCCGCGAGCACCGCTACGAGCTCTACGACCTCGATCTCGAGTTGCCCAGGCCGCTGGTGCCGCGCTACCTGCGCTTCGACGTGCCGGAGCGGGTGGTCGCGGACGGAACCGTGCTCAAGCCCCTGGATGAGGACTTCGTGCGGAGCCTGGTGGCGGAGCTCCGGGACAAGGGCGTCCGGGCGATAGCGGTGTGCTACCTCAACAGCTTCCGCAACGCCGTCCACGAGCGCCGCACGCGGGAGCTCATCGCCGAGGTGGCGCCGGATATCCGCGTGTCCGTGAGCGCCGACGTGGTGCCCGAGATCCGCGAGTTCCAGCGCACCAGTACCACCGCCGCCAACGTCTACGTGCAGGAGCGCGTGGCCGCCTATCTCCAGGAACTGCAACAGCGGCTGGACGGCCTCGGGTTCTCCGGCAGCTTCTTCGTGATGCTTTCGAGCGGCGGCATCGGCACCCCGGAGACGGCCGCCCGGTTCCCGGTGCGGATGCTCGAGTCGGGGCCGGCGGCGGGGGCGCTGGCGGCGGCCGCGCTGGGACAGCGCGCGGGCTATCCCGATCTCCTTTCCTTCGACATGGGCGGCACCACCGCCAAGCTGTGCGCGGTGGAGAACGGCTACCCGCTCAAGGCCCGGGAGTTCGAGGTGGACCGGGTCTACCGCTTCCGCAAGGGCAGCGGCCTGCCCATCAAGATACCGGTCATCGACATGATCGAGATCGGGGCCGGCGGCGGCAGCATCGCCCGGGTGGACGCGCTCGGTCTTCTGAAAGTCGGACCCGACAGCGCCGGGGCGGAGCCCGGCCCGGCGTGCTACGGCCGCGGCGGCACGGGCGCCACCGTCACCGACGCCAACCTGATCCTGGGCTACTTCGATCCCGACTACTTCCTCGGCGGCGAGATGAAGCTCGACGTGGACGCGGCGCGCAAGGTGTTGGGCGAGCTCGCCGAAAGGCTCGGCATGCGCGTGGAGGAGGTGGCCTGGGGCATCCACCAGATCGTCAACGAGAACATGGCCAACGCCGCTCGCGCGCACCTGGGAGAGCGCGGCAAGGATCCGCGGGAGCTGCCCATGTACGCCTTCGGCGGCGCCGGCCCGGTGCACGGCTGCCACGTGGCCGAGCTGCTGCACCTGCCCACGCTGATCTCGCCCATGGGCGCGGGGGTGGGCTCCACCTTCGGCCTGTTGGCGGCGCCGCTGGCCTTCGACTTCGTGCGTAGCGCCTACAGCCTGCTGGACGAGTTGGACTGGTCCTTTGTCAACGGGATGTTCGACGGCATGTGCGCGGAGGGGCGTGCCATCCTGGAGCAGTCGGGACTGGCACCGGACGAGATCGTCTACGAGCGTACCGCCGACATGCGCTACACCGGCCAGGGGCACGAGGTGTCCGTGCCCATCCCCGACGGGGTCCTCGACGCGAGCCACCTCGGCGCCATCACCGGAGCCTTCGAGCGCACCTACGAGCAGATGTATGGGCGCACCGTGCCGGACGTCGTGGTGGAGGTGATCAACTGGCGCGTGGTGGCGCGCGGGCCGGAGCAGCCGCTCGACTTCTCGACCCCGCGCGGACGGGTCGCCGGCAGCGACGCCCAAAAGGGCACGCGCCCGGTGTATTCCGCGCGCCGGGGCGAATTCGTCGACACCGCGGTGTACGACCGCTACGCGCTGACGCCGGGCATGGCCTTCCCGGGCCCCGCCATCGTGGAGGAACGGGAGTCCACCTTGGTGGTGACGGCCCGCGCCCGCGCGCGGGTTGACGACCATCTGAACGTGATCGTAGAGTTCGATTACTCGTAA
- a CDS encoding LLM class flavin-dependent oxidoreductase, which produces MARVGFALGYGKFTNVREIADLMRRAEEKGFEMGFFSETIELMRDSVSAMSAMGLATSKVTLGATQIVRLRTPICMAQSLMTLDEMTGGRITLAPGACPRSQARVHAMEHQDPPQVLKEYIESMRLLFTGEKVDYEGQFVKFKNVGIGWKPLRTNIPLYIPATARPGLRLAGQIGDGVVLNAVCSPEYTANALKIIKDAAEEAGRDFSKFEVAQLINCSIADDHQKALDAIRWEVATKLDPVQLPFIARPKMKVGEPYIHEEDIPTFEKAHAEGGMEALIKAIPDSYVEGMTASGTPDEVMARVQQYRDAGVKIPLLRPAAADQTDALMDLFAQ; this is translated from the coding sequence ATGGCCAGAGTCGGTTTCGCACTGGGGTACGGGAAGTTCACCAACGTCCGGGAAATCGCCGATCTCATGCGGCGCGCGGAGGAAAAGGGTTTCGAGATGGGCTTCTTCTCGGAGACCATCGAGCTCATGCGCGACTCGGTGTCGGCCATGTCGGCCATGGGCCTGGCCACCTCGAAGGTGACGCTGGGGGCCACCCAGATCGTCCGCCTGCGCACGCCCATCTGCATGGCGCAGTCGCTGATGACGCTGGACGAGATGACCGGCGGGCGCATCACCTTGGCACCGGGCGCCTGCCCGCGAAGCCAAGCCCGGGTCCACGCCATGGAGCACCAGGATCCCCCTCAGGTGCTCAAGGAATACATCGAGTCCATGCGCTTGCTCTTCACCGGCGAGAAGGTGGACTACGAAGGCCAGTTCGTCAAGTTCAAGAACGTCGGCATCGGCTGGAAGCCCTTGCGCACGAACATCCCCCTCTACATCCCGGCCACCGCGCGCCCGGGCCTGCGGCTCGCCGGCCAGATCGGCGACGGCGTGGTGCTGAACGCGGTGTGTTCGCCGGAATACACCGCCAACGCCCTCAAGATCATCAAGGACGCGGCCGAAGAGGCGGGTCGCGACTTCTCCAAGTTCGAGGTGGCCCAGTTGATCAACTGCTCCATCGCCGACGACCACCAGAAGGCCCTGGACGCCATCCGCTGGGAGGTGGCCACCAAGCTCGATCCCGTCCAGCTCCCGTTCATCGCCCGTCCCAAGATGAAGGTGGGCGAGCCCTACATCCACGAGGAAGACATCCCGACCTTCGAGAAGGCCCACGCCGAGGGCGGCATGGAAGCGCTCATCAAGGCCATCCCGGACTCCTACGTGGAGGGAATGACCGCCAGCGGCACCCCGGACGAGGTCATGGCGCGCGTCCAGCAGTACCGCGACGCGGGCGTCAAGATTCCGTTGCTGCGGCCCGCGGCGGCGGACCAGACGGATGCCCTGATGGACCTGTTCGCCCAGTAG
- a CDS encoding AAA family ATPase has product MYPRILDLPERSFFLFGPRGTGKSVWLEQRLGHAALSINLLKSSEYLRYKRDPSILAHEVAALREDQPWIIIDEVQKLPELLDEVHSLLFESGHGYRFALSGSSARKLKRSHANMLAGRALLKRMFPLSVLEVGEEVSLQDVLRYGQLPLSVTSPVRTDKVEFLDAYVETYLKEEIQQEALVRNLDSFYRLLSVAGLMSGQLLNIANIARDVGVARSTVQGYFSILEDTLLGWYLPAYRNKAKVKEVAHAKFYLFDCGVQRALLGRHRDEPSAVETGALFESFVLNEFRALNSWLSHGAQFFYWRTEAGNEVDLIWKRGERAAGFEIKSSTAWQEKFNKGLNVLLRAGDIEQAFGVYRGDTVQKVGKVTVVPYRMAIEMAREGGFVSTP; this is encoded by the coding sequence ATGTATCCTCGTATTCTCGACCTGCCCGAAAGGAGTTTCTTCCTGTTCGGGCCCCGGGGGACCGGGAAATCGGTTTGGCTCGAGCAACGTCTTGGCCACGCCGCCTTGAGCATCAATCTCCTCAAGTCCAGCGAGTATCTTCGATACAAGCGGGACCCGTCCATTCTCGCTCACGAGGTGGCCGCGTTGCGGGAGGATCAACCCTGGATCATCATCGACGAGGTGCAGAAACTGCCGGAATTGCTTGACGAGGTCCATTCCCTGTTGTTCGAGAGCGGGCACGGTTATCGGTTTGCTCTTTCCGGGTCAAGTGCCAGAAAGCTCAAGCGTTCCCACGCGAACATGCTGGCCGGACGGGCTCTGCTGAAGAGGATGTTTCCGCTAAGCGTTCTCGAGGTTGGCGAAGAGGTGAGCTTGCAGGACGTTCTGCGTTACGGGCAGTTGCCCTTGAGCGTGACGTCACCCGTCCGAACCGACAAGGTCGAGTTTCTGGACGCCTACGTGGAAACCTATTTGAAGGAAGAGATACAGCAGGAAGCGCTCGTCAGGAATCTTGACAGCTTTTACCGGTTGCTGTCCGTGGCCGGCCTGATGAGCGGGCAATTGCTGAACATCGCGAACATCGCGCGGGATGTGGGGGTCGCTCGGAGCACGGTCCAAGGCTACTTCAGCATCCTGGAAGATACGTTGCTTGGCTGGTACCTGCCTGCGTACCGCAACAAGGCCAAGGTCAAGGAAGTGGCTCATGCCAAGTTCTACCTGTTCGATTGCGGAGTGCAGCGGGCCCTTCTGGGCCGGCATCGGGACGAACCGTCGGCGGTCGAAACGGGAGCCCTGTTCGAATCGTTCGTGCTGAATGAATTCAGGGCGCTGAATTCGTGGCTGTCTCATGGTGCTCAGTTCTTCTACTGGCGCACGGAAGCAGGCAACGAAGTGGACCTGATCTGGAAGAGGGGGGAACGGGCGGCGGGGTTCGAAATCAAGTCGTCCACTGCTTGGCAGGAGAAGTTCAACAAAGGCCTGAATGTGCTCCTGCGGGCCGGTGACATCGAGCAGGCCTTCGGGGTGTACCGCGGCGACACGGTTCAGAAGGTTGGGAAGGTCACCGTGGTGCCGTACAGGATGGCCATCGAGATGGCTCGGGAGGGGGGATTTGTGTCGACGCCGTAA
- a CDS encoding membrane dipeptidase, with product MEQLVHHPSVDIHAHPGRFHRDNTGLEQRVLEMSKGGLSAAFFCVSTDRAVIRRDRETGRIRAQRPFEPGESYRDTYARFAVLDPWFAEGRLLRGLRPADVLRAKRIGRPCAILAAEGADFLEQRLDRVKEAHERGLRSIQLVHYNINAVADIQTEEPRHHGLTPFGAQVIREMNRLGLIVDVAHATEQVTRDVVDITTGPIMLSHTALRRTPRKYTRFIYAEHARLIASTGGVIGVWPAGRGGLEGWTRRFRQLADLVGPEHLAVGTDMDGLRNTAFNSYAELPDLAAALLTAGFSKSEAAGILGGNFMRMFRKVAEAP from the coding sequence ATGGAACAGCTCGTTCATCACCCCTCGGTGGACATTCACGCCCACCCGGGCCGTTTTCACCGGGACAATACCGGTCTGGAGCAGCGTGTCCTGGAAATGAGCAAGGGCGGGCTCAGCGCCGCCTTCTTCTGCGTGAGCACGGACAGGGCTGTCATCCGCCGGGACCGGGAGACCGGCAGGATCCGGGCGCAGCGACCGTTTGAGCCCGGAGAGTCGTATCGGGATACCTACGCCCGTTTCGCCGTGCTTGACCCGTGGTTCGCCGAAGGCCGCCTGTTGCGGGGGTTGCGTCCCGCCGACGTCCTGCGCGCCAAACGAATAGGCCGGCCTTGCGCCATCCTCGCCGCGGAAGGCGCCGACTTCCTGGAGCAACGCCTCGACCGCGTCAAAGAGGCTCACGAGCGGGGACTACGCTCCATCCAGCTCGTGCACTACAACATCAACGCCGTCGCGGACATCCAGACCGAAGAGCCCCGGCACCACGGCTTGACCCCGTTCGGGGCGCAGGTCATCCGGGAGATGAACCGCCTGGGCTTGATCGTGGACGTGGCGCACGCCACGGAACAGGTGACACGTGACGTCGTGGACATCACCACCGGACCGATCATGCTGAGCCACACCGCGCTGCGCCGCACGCCGCGCAAGTACACGCGATTCATCTACGCCGAGCACGCGCGGCTCATCGCCTCCACGGGCGGCGTCATCGGCGTCTGGCCCGCCGGCCGCGGCGGCCTGGAAGGGTGGACCCGGCGTTTCAGGCAACTCGCCGACCTCGTCGGCCCCGAGCACCTCGCCGTGGGCACGGACATGGACGGCCTGCGCAACACGGCCTTCAACAGCTACGCCGAGCTGCCGGACCTCGCTGCCGCGCTGCTAACGGCGGGGTTCTCGAAGAGCGAGGCGGCGGGTATCCTGGGTGGCAACTTTATGCGGATGTTTCGGAAGGTGGCGGAGGCGCCTTGA